A window of Campylobacter pinnipediorum subsp. pinnipediorum contains these coding sequences:
- the eno gene encoding phosphopyruvate hydratase, translated as MIYIEDVSAIEVLDSRGNPTIKAFVALSDGTVESAIVPSGASTGKREALELRDKDERYGGKGVLTAVSNVNEKIAEAIIGLDAYNQKAVDDEMLELDGTKNYSNLGANAVLGVSMAVARAAAKSLNIPLYRYLGGANASVLPVPMFNIINGGAHANNSVDFQEFMIMPFGFSNFSDALRAATEIYHKLKNILNNAGHSTAVGDEGGFAPNLKDNEEPIKLIMQAIQEAGYKAGEQIKLALDVASSELYKDGKYEVCGEKLSSEQLVDYYVGLCDKYPIFSIEDGLSEDDWDGWKILTNKLGGKVQLVGDDLFVTNEEILNEGIQKGIANAILIKPNQIGSVSQTMQTVRLAQRNGYRCIMSHRSGESEDSFIADFAVALNTGEIKTGATSRSERNAKYNRLLEIELETSEFLGNKI; from the coding sequence ATGATATATATTGAAGATGTAAGCGCGATAGAAGTTTTAGACAGTAGAGGAAATCCAACAATAAAAGCCTTTGTTGCATTAAGTGATGGAACTGTTGAAAGTGCGATAGTTCCAAGTGGTGCAAGCACAGGTAAAAGAGAAGCTTTAGAGCTAAGAGACAAAGATGAAAGATACGGCGGAAAAGGTGTTTTAACTGCGGTTTCAAATGTAAATGAAAAAATTGCAGAAGCTATAATAGGCCTTGATGCTTACAATCAAAAAGCGGTTGATGATGAGATGCTTGAACTTGATGGAACTAAAAACTATTCAAATTTAGGTGCTAATGCTGTTTTGGGTGTTTCTATGGCAGTAGCTAGGGCAGCAGCAAAAAGCTTAAATATTCCTTTGTATAGATATCTTGGCGGTGCAAATGCTAGCGTGCTTCCGGTTCCAATGTTTAATATAATAAACGGCGGCGCTCATGCAAACAATAGTGTTGATTTTCAAGAGTTTATGATTATGCCTTTTGGTTTTTCAAACTTTAGCGATGCTTTAAGGGCGGCTACTGAAATTTATCACAAACTAAAAAACATATTAAATAATGCAGGACATAGCACAGCAGTTGGCGATGAGGGTGGTTTTGCTCCAAATTTAAAAGACAACGAAGAGCCTATAAAACTAATAATGCAAGCCATACAAGAAGCTGGATACAAAGCCGGAGAGCAGATAAAACTAGCACTTGATGTCGCTTCTAGTGAGCTTTATAAAGATGGAAAATACGAAGTTTGTGGCGAGAAATTAAGTAGCGAACAACTTGTTGATTATTATGTTGGATTGTGCGATAAATATCCTATCTTTTCTATAGAAGATGGACTTAGTGAAGATGACTGGGATGGATGGAAAATCCTAACAAATAAGCTTGGTGGTAAAGTTCAATTAGTAGGTGATGATCTTTTTGTAACAAATGAAGAGATACTAAATGAAGGTATACAAAAAGGTATCGCAAATGCTATTTTGATAAAACCAAATCAAATAGGCTCTGTATCTCAAACAATGCAAACAGTTCGCCTTGCTCAAAGAAATGGCTATCGTTGTATAATGAGTCATAGAAGTGGCGAAAGCGAAGATAGCTTCATAGCTGATTTCGCCGTTGCTTTAAACACAGGCGAGATAAAAACTGGTGCTACAAGTAGAAGTGAAAGAAATGCAAAATACAATAGACTTCTTGAAATAGAATTAGAAACTAGCGAGTTTTTGGGAAATAAAATTTGA
- the recA gene encoding recombinase RecA, with the protein MEKDTKKKEKNTTETKNDAEKKKALDLALKQIDKAFGKGTMVRLGDKEIEPIDSIPTGSLGLDLALGIGGVPKGRIIEVYGPESSGKTTLTLHIIAQAQKAGGTCAFVDAEHALDVKYASNLGVDTDNLYVSQPDFGEQALDIVETLARSGAIDLIVVDSVAALTPKSEIEGDMGDQHVGLQARLMSQALRKLTGVVHKMGTTVIFINQIRMKIGAMGYGTPETTTGGNALKFYASVRLDVRKVATLKQNDEPIGNRAKVKVVKNKVAPPFKTAEFDIMFGEGISREGEIIDYGVKLDVIDKSGAWFSYKTSKLGQGRENSKAYLKENQDVANEIIETIKSSMGIAQILTNKDDDKTEDDLGDE; encoded by the coding sequence ATGGAAAAAGATACCAAAAAAAAAGAAAAAAATACAACTGAAACAAAAAATGATGCAGAGAAAAAAAAGGCATTAGACCTTGCTTTAAAGCAGATAGATAAAGCCTTTGGTAAAGGCACTATGGTAAGACTTGGCGATAAAGAAATTGAGCCTATTGACTCTATACCGACTGGCTCTTTGGGGCTTGATTTGGCTCTTGGTATAGGCGGTGTTCCTAAGGGGCGTATTATAGAAGTATATGGTCCTGAGAGTTCAGGTAAGACTACCTTAACACTTCACATCATAGCACAAGCTCAAAAAGCAGGTGGGACTTGTGCGTTTGTAGATGCTGAACACGCACTTGACGTAAAATATGCTTCAAATTTAGGTGTTGATACTGACAATTTATATGTCTCTCAGCCTGATTTTGGCGAGCAAGCTTTGGATATAGTAGAAACACTAGCAAGAAGCGGAGCTATCGATCTTATAGTGGTTGATAGTGTTGCTGCACTAACTCCAAAAAGCGAGATAGAAGGCGATATGGGCGATCAGCACGTTGGACTTCAAGCAAGACTTATGAGCCAAGCGCTTAGAAAGCTAACCGGCGTTGTTCATAAAATGGGAACAACTGTTATTTTTATAAATCAAATTCGTATGAAGATAGGCGCTATGGGATATGGAACACCTGAAACAACAACAGGTGGAAATGCGCTTAAATTTTATGCCTCTGTTAGACTTGATGTAAGAAAAGTTGCTACACTAAAACAAAACGATGAACCAATAGGAAATAGAGCTAAGGTTAAGGTTGTTAAAAATAAAGTGGCACCACCTTTTAAAACAGCTGAGTTTGACATAATGTTTGGCGAGGGTATAAGTAGAGAAGGTGAGATTATTGATTATGGTGTTAAGCTTGATGTTATAGATAAATCAGGTGCTTGGTTTAGCTATAAAACTAGCAAATTAGGTCAGGGTAGAGAGAACTCAAAGGCTTATTTGAAAGAAAATCAAGATGTTGCAAATGAGATCATAGAAACCATAAAAAGCTCTATGGGGATAGCTCAAATTTTAACCAATAAAGATGATGATAAAACAGAAGATGATTTGGGAGATGAATAA
- a CDS encoding septum formation initiator has protein sequence MSEILKEYDKEQKKFKKKYSFLEILKYIGVVCCVILFGIYIGNMLFGKRSLDVMLSLQNKKENLIKDVEYLKKENSRLQKEYFELKDLESDVSKK, from the coding sequence TTGAGTGAAATTTTAAAAGAGTATGACAAAGAGCAAAAAAAGTTCAAGAAAAAATACTCTTTTTTGGAAATATTAAAATACATTGGTGTTGTCTGTTGTGTCATTTTGTTTGGCATATATATAGGTAATATGCTATTTGGAAAGAGGTCTTTGGATGTTATGCTTAGTTTGCAAAACAAAAAAGAAAATCTAATCAAAGATGTTGAATATCTTAAAAAAGAAAATTCTAGACTGCAAAAAGAGTATTTTGAGCTAAAAGACCTTGAATCCGATGTAAGTAAAAAGTGA
- a CDS encoding AMIN domain-containing protein codes for MNKILLIFVLVFGVYARENPFVSMNDLNTSIVTTNIKEEYKEFEKRNVNFPSDASLLLDVKFKYRASDGSIKEKKLDINETINFKNKYVIAKIKDLEIPKSEKLDVSVTMPEKSSIKILDINSTQDDNKTKKIISVPEEMKISSVASNENTKINIKDTQNISISQVQLPLKSIKIFDFLRFDINPMSMKILTADKVVKHFKYEKNKIVIDFKRKNRFKTRSINVDCGAFKDITVGWHKNYYRVVVKLDKNYKYNFSNLQNLSGYSIKLHK; via the coding sequence ATGAATAAAATTTTATTGATATTTGTTTTGGTTTTTGGTGTTTATGCAAGAGAAAATCCTTTTGTTTCCATGAATGATTTAAATACAAGTATAGTTACTACAAATATAAAAGAAGAGTATAAAGAATTTGAAAAGAGAAATGTAAATTTTCCTAGTGATGCCTCTTTGCTTCTTGATGTTAAATTTAAATATCGAGCAAGCGACGGTAGTATAAAAGAGAAAAAACTAGACATAAATGAAACCATAAATTTCAAAAATAAATATGTGATTGCTAAGATAAAAGATCTAGAAATTCCAAAGAGTGAAAAACTTGATGTTTCTGTTACTATGCCAGAAAAAAGTAGCATTAAGATTCTTGATATAAACTCAACACAAGATGACAATAAAACAAAAAAAATAATCTCAGTACCAGAAGAGATGAAAATATCATCTGTTGCATCAAATGAAAATACAAAAATAAATATTAAAGACACACAAAATATATCTATATCGCAAGTTCAACTCCCACTAAAAAGCATTAAAATATTTGATTTTTTAAGATTTGATATTAATCCTATGAGTATGAAAATTTTAACAGCTGATAAGGTCGTTAAACACTTTAAGTATGAAAAAAATAAGATTGTTATTGATTTTAAAAGAAAAAATAGATTTAAAACTCGCAGCATAAATGTTGATTGTGGTGCATTTAAAGATATTACAGTTGGTTGGCATAAGAATTATTACCGTGTAGTTGTCAAATTAGATAAAAATTATAAATATAATTTTTCAAATTTGCAAAATTTAAGTGGATATAGTATAAAGTTACATAAATAA